Proteins from a genomic interval of Paenibacillus sp. FSL R5-0623:
- a CDS encoding HU family DNA-binding protein, protein MDKEQLITEVAKAGGFSKKNAEKAVTVVLDSILEALKEGKEVQLVGFGKFEVQKREARTGRSRKTGKEIQLPAGKVPVFTAGLSMKEALN, encoded by the coding sequence ATGGATAAAGAACAATTGATCACAGAAGTAGCTAAGGCTGGCGGTTTCTCCAAGAAGAATGCTGAAAAAGCTGTAACCGTTGTACTGGACTCGATTCTCGAAGCTCTCAAAGAAGGTAAAGAAGTTCAACTGGTTGGATTCGGGAAATTTGAAGTGCAGAAGCGTGAGGCAAGAACGGGAAGAAGCCGGAAAACAGGCAAGGAAATTCAACTACCTGCAGGTAAAGTTCCTGTATTCACAGCAGGTTTAAGCATGAAAGAAGCTCTAAATTAA